A window of the Thermodesulforhabdus norvegica genome harbors these coding sequences:
- a CDS encoding efflux RND transporter permease subunit: MLSRFFLDRPVFAWVIAIALMSAGLLAIHFLPVSQYPELAPPVIAVEAFYPGASAETVESTVTQIIEQKMTGLDRLWYISAYSSSSGASRIELTFAPGTDPDIAWSKVQNKLQLAMASLPEVVQRQGVEVSKSTRNYMLVVGIVSEDESLSENDLRDYAISNLEKVLARIPGVGEVEVFGTEHAMRIWLDPDRLTNYSLTVEDVVGALEAYNVEVSAGQFGGSPAISGQRLNASIVVQHYLQAPEEFENIPIRINQDGSTVRIGDVARAELGTERYDIFARYNGKPAAFMAIRKEPGANSLETADRIKKRLEELSRYFPPGVRVVYPYDTTPFTRVAIHEVVRTLIEAIILVFMVMWLFLGSFRATIIPTIAVPVVVLGTFAVIWILGFSINMLTMFAMILAIGLLVDDAIVVVENVDRLMVEEGLPPRQATAKSMDQITGALIGIGLVLSAVFGPMAFFPGSTGIIYRQFSVTIASAMLLSVVVALILTPVLSANILKPLPPGHRPSDTAPTVLRPFFRWFDRTFYRCRDLYVRTVRHIIRKSSPYVVLYLILVIITGFLFLRMPTSYLPDEDQGLLFTQVILPSGSTLEQTQKVMERIQSYFLNHEREAVESFAYVAGISFAGEAQNVGMGFVKLRDWELRDSDELRARAVVNRAMRAFAAFRDAMVFVYPPPAVIELGNASGFDFELLDFGGVGHDALMKARDQLLMMAAQDPRVIRVRPNGMDDAAQYKIDVDWEKAGALGIDISSIHTTLSAAFGGTYVNNFTRAGRVKKVYVQADAPFRMLPEHLKKLYVRNSKGEMVPFTSFASGRWTYGAVKLERYNGFPSINIWGEPAPGKSSGEAMKAMEELASKLPEGIGFDWTGLSFQEKMASAQAPIMYAFSIFVIFLVLAALYESWSVPISILLCLPLGAIGGILASSLRGMTNDVYFQIGILTTLGLTTKNAILIVQFAKDRVEKEGMDLVKATVEGARLRLRPIVMTSMAFGFGVLPLAVTKGPGSGAQNAIGVCVLGGMVASTFLATFFVPLFYVLVSRAGKWRRKAVMVMLITGLIITGGCSFIPVYERPDAPIPEKWPRGEVGEKAEEDTRAPLPQEIGWRHFINDPRMKEVIELALQNNRDLKLAALKVEKARALYGVQRAELFPALTGEAAMTKERQSSRLISPDEPRTVEQYSLNLGTASWEIDFFGRIRSLERQALEEYLSTEAARKSAQILLIEEVARAYLALAADREGLALAENTLKTQEEMYRLIRKRYVEGVATELDLRRAETQVESARRDVAEYTQRIAQDKNALDLLVGMPVPERLLPESLQTLVPPRDISPGLSSEVLLNRPDIIAAEHRLKAAYASIGAARAAFYPRISLTTLLGVASDDLLNLFDSGTGIWRFTPQLNIPIFDTRIWAAYRVSKVERDIAIAEYEKAIQNAFREVADALAVKATIDDQVRAQESLVRALERSYELSQKRYLNGIDSYLSVLDAQRSLYDAKEQLIMLKLTRLANHITLYAVLGGGVN; this comes from the coding sequence ATGCTTTCCAGGTTTTTTCTAGATAGGCCGGTATTTGCATGGGTAATTGCCATCGCCCTTATGAGCGCAGGGCTTTTGGCCATCCATTTTCTGCCCGTTTCTCAATATCCCGAACTGGCTCCTCCCGTTATAGCCGTTGAAGCCTTCTATCCGGGCGCTTCGGCCGAGACTGTGGAAAGTACGGTCACCCAGATAATCGAACAGAAAATGACGGGACTCGACAGGCTGTGGTACATTTCGGCCTACAGCAGTTCCTCAGGCGCCAGCCGGATTGAACTGACCTTTGCACCGGGTACCGACCCCGACATTGCCTGGTCCAAAGTTCAGAACAAACTGCAACTGGCCATGGCCAGCCTTCCAGAAGTGGTACAACGCCAGGGAGTAGAAGTCAGTAAATCGACCAGAAACTACATGCTCGTGGTGGGAATTGTATCAGAAGACGAAAGCCTGAGCGAAAACGATCTTCGTGATTATGCCATTTCCAATCTCGAGAAGGTTCTTGCCCGAATACCGGGAGTTGGAGAAGTCGAAGTCTTCGGAACGGAACATGCCATGAGAATATGGCTGGATCCGGACAGGTTGACCAATTATTCCCTTACCGTAGAAGACGTGGTCGGGGCGCTTGAAGCTTATAACGTTGAAGTTTCTGCGGGACAGTTTGGCGGTTCCCCTGCTATTTCCGGACAGAGGCTCAACGCCTCTATCGTCGTCCAGCACTATCTTCAAGCCCCCGAAGAATTCGAAAACATTCCCATAAGGATCAATCAAGATGGTTCCACAGTGAGGATTGGCGACGTTGCCAGGGCTGAGCTGGGAACAGAACGTTACGATATTTTCGCCAGATATAACGGGAAGCCTGCGGCATTCATGGCCATTCGAAAAGAGCCCGGAGCCAATTCACTTGAGACGGCGGATAGAATAAAGAAAAGGCTGGAGGAGTTAAGTCGGTATTTCCCGCCTGGAGTAAGGGTAGTCTATCCTTACGATACGACGCCTTTTACGCGTGTGGCCATTCATGAGGTCGTAAGAACTCTGATTGAAGCCATAATTCTCGTTTTCATGGTTATGTGGCTATTCCTGGGCAGTTTTCGCGCCACCATTATCCCCACCATTGCAGTACCTGTTGTTGTTCTGGGAACCTTTGCGGTCATCTGGATTCTTGGTTTTTCCATTAACATGCTCACAATGTTTGCCATGATACTGGCCATAGGACTCCTTGTAGACGATGCCATTGTGGTGGTTGAAAATGTCGATCGCTTAATGGTTGAAGAAGGATTACCGCCAAGACAGGCCACTGCAAAATCCATGGATCAAATCACCGGTGCTCTTATTGGAATAGGCCTCGTCCTTTCTGCCGTATTCGGACCTATGGCCTTTTTCCCGGGATCAACGGGCATAATTTACCGTCAATTTTCCGTAACCATAGCTTCAGCCATGTTACTTTCCGTGGTCGTGGCGCTAATCCTGACCCCTGTTCTAAGTGCAAACATCTTGAAGCCCCTTCCCCCGGGCCATAGGCCTTCCGATACGGCTCCTACGGTTCTCAGACCTTTCTTCCGCTGGTTCGATCGAACTTTCTACCGCTGTCGTGACCTGTACGTCCGCACGGTGAGACACATCATTAGAAAAAGCTCCCCTTATGTCGTCCTGTATTTGATACTTGTGATTATCACGGGCTTCCTTTTTCTCCGTATGCCTACATCATACCTTCCCGACGAAGATCAGGGATTGCTTTTCACTCAGGTAATTCTTCCTTCCGGATCAACACTGGAGCAAACTCAAAAAGTCATGGAACGAATCCAGAGTTATTTTCTGAACCATGAAAGAGAAGCGGTGGAGTCCTTCGCCTATGTGGCGGGCATATCCTTCGCCGGCGAGGCGCAGAATGTGGGCATGGGCTTTGTGAAGCTGAGAGATTGGGAACTAAGGGACAGTGATGAGTTAAGAGCGCGGGCCGTGGTCAATCGGGCCATGAGGGCCTTCGCCGCCTTTAGAGATGCTATGGTTTTCGTGTATCCTCCACCGGCCGTTATAGAGCTCGGAAACGCATCGGGTTTCGATTTTGAACTACTGGATTTCGGCGGGGTAGGCCACGATGCCCTTATGAAAGCACGCGATCAGCTCCTGATGATGGCAGCTCAGGATCCACGAGTAATTCGTGTAAGGCCTAACGGGATGGATGACGCGGCACAGTATAAGATTGATGTGGATTGGGAAAAGGCAGGTGCCCTTGGAATAGACATATCCTCCATCCACACGACGCTATCTGCCGCTTTTGGAGGAACTTACGTTAATAATTTCACCAGGGCCGGCCGGGTCAAAAAGGTCTATGTACAGGCGGATGCCCCTTTCAGGATGCTACCTGAACACCTGAAAAAACTCTACGTGAGGAACAGCAAGGGCGAGATGGTTCCCTTCACGTCCTTCGCCAGTGGCCGATGGACCTATGGAGCAGTAAAACTCGAGCGCTATAACGGATTCCCTTCAATCAACATATGGGGTGAGCCTGCGCCCGGTAAAAGTTCCGGCGAAGCCATGAAGGCTATGGAAGAACTGGCCTCAAAGCTACCGGAAGGAATTGGATTTGACTGGACAGGCCTCTCCTTTCAGGAAAAGATGGCGTCAGCCCAGGCTCCCATTATGTATGCTTTCTCTATATTCGTCATTTTCCTGGTACTGGCGGCGCTATACGAGAGTTGGTCAGTCCCCATCTCGATCCTTCTCTGCCTTCCGCTCGGTGCAATAGGAGGAATCCTGGCATCCAGTCTGAGAGGGATGACAAACGACGTTTACTTTCAGATCGGAATCCTTACAACCCTGGGGCTCACAACCAAAAACGCCATCCTCATCGTCCAGTTTGCAAAAGACCGGGTGGAGAAAGAAGGAATGGATCTCGTGAAGGCAACCGTTGAAGGTGCTCGACTGAGACTCCGGCCTATTGTGATGACTTCGATGGCCTTCGGATTCGGAGTGCTTCCACTGGCAGTAACTAAAGGGCCTGGGTCCGGAGCACAGAATGCAATAGGGGTATGTGTCCTGGGAGGAATGGTAGCATCAACCTTCCTGGCCACCTTCTTCGTACCACTCTTTTACGTGCTGGTATCCAGAGCCGGAAAGTGGAGACGAAAGGCTGTTATGGTCATGCTGATTACCGGACTAATAATTACCGGAGGATGTAGCTTCATCCCTGTGTATGAACGACCTGATGCGCCGATTCCCGAAAAATGGCCCCGGGGAGAGGTGGGTGAAAAGGCAGAAGAGGATACCCGGGCTCCCTTGCCTCAGGAAATCGGCTGGCGTCACTTCATTAACGATCCCAGGATGAAAGAAGTCATCGAGCTGGCACTTCAAAATAATCGGGATCTTAAACTGGCGGCTCTCAAAGTTGAAAAAGCACGGGCCCTTTATGGGGTTCAGAGGGCCGAGCTTTTCCCGGCCCTTACGGGGGAAGCCGCCATGACAAAAGAACGTCAATCTTCTCGCCTTATAAGCCCTGATGAGCCCCGAACCGTTGAACAGTACAGCCTGAACCTGGGAACAGCATCATGGGAGATAGACTTTTTTGGCAGGATAAGAAGTCTTGAGAGGCAGGCCCTGGAGGAATATCTTTCAACGGAGGCCGCAAGAAAAAGTGCTCAAATTCTGCTTATTGAGGAAGTGGCCAGAGCGTACCTTGCCCTGGCGGCAGATCGTGAAGGGCTTGCTCTCGCCGAAAATACCCTAAAGACCCAAGAAGAGATGTACAGGCTCATTCGAAAACGCTATGTAGAAGGGGTTGCAACGGAACTCGATCTCCGGAGAGCGGAAACTCAGGTGGAATCCGCAAGGCGCGATGTTGCCGAATATACCCAGAGGATAGCCCAAGACAAAAATGCTCTGGATCTCCTCGTCGGTATGCCGGTTCCGGAGAGGCTTCTTCCGGAGAGTCTCCAGACTCTGGTGCCACCCCGGGACATTTCCCCCGGACTGTCTTCGGAAGTTCTGCTGAATCGCCCGGACATAATAGCAGCAGAACACAGACTTAAAGCCGCTTATGCTTCAATCGGCGCTGCCAGAGCCGCCTTCTACCCCAGGATTTCTCTTACCACACTGCTTGGGGTTGCAAGCGATGATCTTCTGAATCTGTTCGATTCCGGAACCGGAATCTGGAGATTTACACCACAACTCAACATACCCATCTTCGACACCCGTATATGGGCGGCATACAGGGTGAGTAAGGTCGAAAGGGACATAGCTATAGCCGAATACGAAAAGGCAATTCAAAATGCCTTTCGTGAAGTTGCCGATGCCCTTGCCGTAAAAGCCACCATAGACGACCAGGTCAGGGCTCAGGAGTCTCTGGTAAGAGCACTGGAGCGGAGCTACGAACTATCCCAAAAGAGATACTTGAACGGCATAGATTCTTACTTAAGCGTTCTGGATGCCCAGCGCTCCCTTTACGATGCGAAAGAGCAACTCATTATGCTCAAATTGACCAGGCTCGCCAACCATATAACCTTATATGCCGTGCTGGGGGGTGGAGTAAACTAA
- a CDS encoding acetate--CoA ligase family protein, whose translation MAGESLDALFRPASVAVVGASENPAKLGHEILKNIVDSGFHGAIYPINPKAEKILGLACFKSIEYVPDKVDLAVIVVPARAVPGVVDECGRKGVKAAVIITGGFAEAGPEGEELQNKVVEIARSHNIRILGPNCQGINVPYHPLCASWPLLTKKGRVAVISQSGTVAAAMMDWFSQEGLGVSAFVSMGNRCDIDEVDLVEYFNRDQNTSTIALYIEGLKDPPAFKKVLDNLTKPLVLLKSGRTPKGIRAAESHTRSLAGDDALYEALCKKYGLCRADTIEEFYDFAKAFAYLPRPEGNKILFVTTSGGAGILATDQAEKEGLDVAPIPPEIVESVKEVVPQHAIVSNPLDLTGDATAEMFGEVVSRTRGFYDVIGLIFGDPVERASQVVTPGGNEVVIFLGGADVERAEKAKMHERGVPVFPTPERAVKALAQLLPAHRKGKKETPPRVPQRKVDLKDTRLLSLSQALEYLKAQGLPCIHFEKAPNEGAAVHFAHIMGFPVALKVDSSKVAHKTDIGGVQLNVRSAHEVRVVFERMRKRYAEIIPDEAFPGVVVMPMAEEGIEVIMGAHRDESFGTVLLFGLGGIHVEIFQDVSTRLLPVSEDELYEMVNEIRGAIIFQGYRGRPPIDTRLIVEGLKGIAKIMETDGSIVTLDINPAILYPEEFVIVDARIIKKI comes from the coding sequence ATGGCAGGAGAATCGCTGGATGCACTTTTTCGGCCGGCCAGTGTTGCCGTCGTAGGCGCCTCGGAGAACCCCGCCAAGCTCGGCCATGAAATCTTAAAAAATATCGTGGACAGCGGCTTTCACGGGGCTATATATCCCATCAACCCCAAGGCTGAAAAGATTCTCGGGTTGGCCTGCTTCAAAAGCATAGAATATGTCCCGGATAAGGTTGATCTGGCGGTAATCGTGGTTCCGGCACGCGCCGTCCCGGGAGTTGTGGATGAGTGCGGCCGTAAAGGAGTAAAAGCCGCCGTAATTATTACGGGAGGATTTGCGGAAGCAGGACCCGAAGGTGAAGAGTTACAAAACAAGGTTGTGGAAATTGCCCGATCGCACAACATCCGCATCCTGGGGCCGAACTGCCAGGGGATTAATGTCCCTTACCATCCACTGTGTGCCTCATGGCCTCTGCTTACCAAAAAGGGGCGTGTTGCCGTCATCAGTCAAAGCGGAACCGTTGCTGCGGCAATGATGGACTGGTTTTCTCAGGAAGGCTTGGGAGTATCCGCCTTTGTGAGCATGGGAAACCGATGTGACATAGACGAGGTAGATCTCGTTGAATACTTCAACAGGGATCAGAATACATCAACCATTGCTTTATACATTGAGGGCTTAAAGGATCCTCCGGCTTTTAAAAAAGTTCTCGATAACCTGACAAAGCCTCTTGTCCTTTTAAAATCCGGTCGTACCCCTAAAGGGATTCGAGCGGCCGAATCTCATACCCGTTCCCTCGCCGGAGATGACGCTCTTTACGAAGCCCTGTGCAAAAAGTACGGCCTATGCAGGGCCGACACAATTGAAGAGTTTTACGATTTTGCCAAGGCTTTTGCTTATCTGCCACGCCCAGAGGGAAACAAAATTCTATTCGTAACGACTTCGGGAGGCGCAGGCATTCTGGCAACCGATCAGGCTGAAAAAGAAGGTCTCGACGTAGCTCCAATTCCGCCAGAAATTGTCGAATCCGTCAAAGAAGTGGTGCCCCAGCACGCCATTGTATCAAATCCCCTGGATCTTACGGGTGATGCCACGGCGGAGATGTTCGGTGAGGTTGTTTCCCGGACACGCGGTTTCTACGACGTAATCGGTTTAATCTTCGGAGATCCCGTTGAAAGGGCCTCGCAGGTGGTAACCCCTGGAGGCAATGAAGTCGTAATATTTCTGGGCGGTGCCGATGTAGAACGAGCGGAAAAAGCCAAAATGCACGAACGGGGTGTTCCCGTGTTCCCAACGCCCGAAAGAGCCGTAAAAGCGCTTGCGCAGCTGTTACCGGCTCACAGAAAGGGCAAAAAGGAAACCCCGCCAAGGGTTCCTCAGAGGAAAGTCGATCTCAAGGACACCCGACTGCTTTCCTTATCCCAGGCTCTGGAATACTTAAAGGCCCAGGGTTTGCCCTGCATACACTTTGAAAAGGCTCCCAACGAAGGAGCGGCAGTACACTTTGCTCACATTATGGGATTTCCCGTTGCTCTCAAGGTTGATTCGTCGAAAGTTGCCCATAAAACCGACATCGGCGGCGTACAGTTAAACGTCAGGTCTGCCCATGAGGTCAGAGTCGTTTTCGAGCGCATGCGAAAGCGTTATGCCGAGATTATCCCGGACGAGGCTTTTCCCGGCGTGGTTGTCATGCCCATGGCAGAAGAAGGAATTGAAGTTATAATGGGAGCTCATAGAGATGAGTCCTTCGGGACGGTATTGCTGTTCGGCCTGGGCGGAATCCACGTTGAAATCTTTCAGGACGTATCAACCCGGCTCCTGCCGGTTTCTGAAGACGAATTGTACGAAATGGTAAATGAAATTAGAGGCGCGATAATCTTCCAGGGCTACCGCGGAAGACCGCCCATTGACACCCGTTTGATCGTCGAAGGTCTTAAAGGAATAGCAAAAATCATGGAAACCGATGGCTCCATTGTGACCCTGGACATCAATCCGGCAATCCTATACCCTGAGGAATTCGTAATAGTTGACGCACGAATCATCAAGAAGATCTGA
- a CDS encoding efflux RND transporter periplasmic adaptor subunit, which produces MWSKGAGKWGIVFVIFGITALFGCNDGTSRQSSQAAMPPPEVTVVVVEPRDVTLSTTLPGRVAAYRTAEIRPQVSGLLLKRFFKEGSEVKAGDMLYLIDPAPFKAALENAEAALAKAQANLPAIKARAERYEKLRVDGAISQQDYDDAVSALKQAQADIAYWKAQVEKARIDLGYCYIRAPISGRIGKSFVTEGAVVTAYQSQPLAVIHQLDPVYVDVTQSTVELLQLKRRVEEGILRNDAPSLNNVTLILEDGTTYPHAGTLQFRDVSVDPTTGSVVIRIVFNNPDRTLLPGMFVRATVNEGTRHGALLVPQEAVMRDRGGNPYCLVVNQENRVEMRMLQIDRAVDNLWLVTSGIAPGDRVIVDGLQFVRAGMVVKPVLSQEEK; this is translated from the coding sequence ATGTGGAGTAAGGGCGCAGGGAAGTGGGGCATTGTTTTTGTAATTTTCGGAATCACGGCTCTTTTCGGCTGTAATGACGGAACCAGCAGGCAGTCTTCTCAGGCCGCTATGCCTCCTCCTGAAGTAACCGTGGTTGTCGTTGAACCAAGAGACGTAACCCTTAGCACAACCCTTCCCGGTCGTGTTGCCGCTTATCGAACGGCCGAAATTCGGCCTCAGGTCAGCGGTCTTCTATTGAAGCGCTTTTTCAAAGAGGGATCTGAGGTAAAGGCCGGTGATATGCTTTATCTTATAGACCCTGCTCCTTTCAAAGCAGCACTGGAGAATGCCGAAGCAGCCCTGGCAAAGGCACAGGCCAACCTTCCGGCGATAAAAGCAAGGGCCGAGCGGTATGAGAAATTGAGAGTCGATGGAGCCATAAGTCAGCAGGACTATGACGATGCTGTATCTGCCTTAAAGCAGGCACAGGCCGATATCGCATACTGGAAAGCCCAGGTAGAAAAAGCCCGTATAGACCTCGGTTACTGTTACATAAGGGCTCCCATCTCCGGCAGAATTGGAAAATCTTTCGTTACCGAAGGCGCCGTTGTGACGGCTTACCAATCTCAGCCACTGGCGGTTATCCATCAGCTCGACCCGGTCTATGTCGATGTGACTCAGTCCACGGTGGAACTGCTTCAACTTAAACGGCGCGTTGAAGAGGGAATACTTCGGAACGATGCGCCTTCCCTGAACAATGTTACCCTGATCCTTGAAGACGGAACCACTTATCCCCACGCGGGAACGCTTCAATTCAGAGATGTCTCCGTCGATCCGACAACCGGGTCGGTGGTGATCAGGATTGTTTTCAACAACCCTGATCGTACTTTGCTTCCGGGGATGTTCGTGCGGGCAACTGTAAACGAGGGAACGAGGCATGGTGCGCTTCTGGTTCCACAAGAGGCCGTTATGAGAGATCGCGGAGGGAATCCCTATTGCCTGGTGGTAAATCAGGAAAACAGGGTGGAGATGCGGATGCTTCAGATCGACCGCGCTGTTGACAACCTGTGGCTCGTTACATCGGGCATTGCTCCGGGTGATCGAGTCATCGTTGATGGGCTTCAGTTTGTACGAGCGGGAATGGTCGTGAAGCCGGTTCTTTCTCAGGAGGAAAAGTAA
- a CDS encoding tetratricopeptide repeat protein: MNEQLSDDVFKLPQDWYEEGEDFFRRGLFDEARKAFEKALELDPYYPEALCSMSRLLWREGRYREAAECVQKALEIDSDDPNVIRRCAELFIAAGQKNDAVDVVRAYIERNPWDDEMRRFLEQIEEGSLQITPSEASSGLQSEREIAEADFLTLEGEKQFEKGRVDRARVCFEMALEHDPDHAKAHNNLGVILWNDGDLQGALEHFQKAFRAKPEDRNIVFNSFNALVEAGHLDVAKDLIKLHIQKDPFNEEAWELYDRVALSDQQIHWSPEGLSDSVADTYAEMAGKLLKKGDLYGAAEALHRALQINPDHVKATAMLARVHRDLNHEDEALGWYEKAMELDSENESLVIEYAEYLNSRHQVAKAREILGDFLEKKPSEKVQKFLEKISDGTG; this comes from the coding sequence ATGAACGAACAGTTATCTGATGACGTTTTCAAGCTTCCTCAGGATTGGTACGAGGAAGGAGAGGATTTTTTTAGAAGAGGTCTTTTTGACGAAGCAAGGAAGGCTTTTGAGAAAGCCCTCGAACTCGATCCCTATTATCCCGAGGCTCTATGCTCCATGAGTCGTCTTCTCTGGCGTGAGGGTAGGTATAGGGAGGCGGCGGAGTGCGTTCAGAAGGCCCTTGAGATTGATTCCGACGACCCCAACGTAATTCGTCGCTGTGCAGAATTGTTTATTGCGGCGGGTCAGAAAAATGACGCTGTGGATGTCGTCAGAGCTTACATCGAGAGAAATCCCTGGGACGACGAGATGCGGCGTTTTCTTGAACAGATTGAAGAGGGCTCTTTGCAGATAACGCCATCGGAAGCTTCCTCCGGCTTGCAGAGTGAAAGAGAAATAGCAGAGGCCGACTTTTTGACGCTAGAAGGCGAAAAGCAGTTCGAAAAGGGAAGGGTGGATCGCGCAAGGGTTTGTTTTGAAATGGCCCTTGAGCACGATCCCGACCATGCAAAGGCTCACAACAATCTCGGGGTGATTCTCTGGAATGACGGAGACCTCCAGGGGGCTCTGGAACATTTTCAGAAGGCCTTCAGGGCGAAGCCGGAAGACAGGAACATAGTTTTCAACAGTTTTAACGCTCTCGTTGAGGCCGGTCATCTTGATGTTGCGAAGGATTTAATAAAGCTGCATATCCAGAAGGATCCCTTTAACGAAGAAGCCTGGGAATTATACGATCGGGTTGCCTTGAGTGATCAGCAAATACACTGGAGTCCGGAAGGACTGTCCGACAGTGTGGCCGACACATACGCAGAGATGGCGGGAAAACTTTTGAAAAAAGGTGATTTGTACGGGGCGGCGGAGGCACTTCACCGAGCTCTGCAGATCAATCCCGATCACGTGAAGGCTACGGCTATGCTTGCCCGAGTGCACAGGGATCTAAACCATGAGGATGAAGCTCTTGGTTGGTACGAAAAGGCCATGGAGCTTGATTCTGAGAATGAATCTCTGGTTATCGAGTATGCCGAGTATCTGAATTCGAGGCATCAGGTTGCTAAAGCCCGGGAGATACTCGGTGATTTCCTGGAAAAGAAGCCCAGTGAAAAGGTGCAAAAGTTCCTTGAAAAGATAAGTGATGGGACGGGCTGA
- a CDS encoding thioesterase family protein has product MPRASLQAGITNELTIKTGPEHSARAFFEHLPDVFATPVLSGFMEKVCAELVQKHLEPGEQSVGTAMDLKHLAPTPLGMNVTIKAELSKINGRQLIFRLEAYDEVEKIAEATHYRFIIDVEKFNKRVAEKAAKESN; this is encoded by the coding sequence ATGCCACGAGCCAGTTTACAGGCAGGAATTACAAATGAGCTAACTATAAAAACGGGGCCTGAGCATTCGGCCCGGGCTTTTTTCGAGCATCTTCCCGATGTTTTTGCAACCCCCGTGCTCTCGGGATTCATGGAAAAGGTCTGTGCAGAGCTCGTGCAGAAGCATCTGGAGCCGGGGGAACAGTCGGTGGGAACTGCAATGGACTTAAAGCACCTTGCTCCCACACCACTCGGAATGAACGTAACGATAAAGGCAGAACTCAGCAAGATAAACGGCCGTCAGTTGATCTTCCGGCTGGAAGCTTACGATGAGGTCGAGAAAATAGCCGAGGCGACTCATTACAGGTTCATAATTGACGTGGAAAAATTCAATAAGAGGGTGGCCGAAAAGGCCGCAAAAGAAAGCAACTAG
- a CDS encoding class II aldolase/adducin family protein — protein MGRIDKDGLDEIILVGKKLYERGLVSATDGNISVRKNDDEILITRSGVCKGELSAEDILVVSTSGDVLTGRGKPSVELPMHLGIYSVRKDVRAIVHAHPPVLTALTMTGVNFNSAWLPEVWLSVGPVPTVPYAPPSSKELADQVTRLITNCNALLLERHGSITVGRNLSEAYYRTEKLEHAALVGVFTAIVSGKLPGPLDQEKLRELERLFSVRSS, from the coding sequence ATGGGACGGATCGACAAAGACGGGCTTGATGAAATAATTTTGGTCGGTAAAAAGCTTTACGAAAGAGGCCTGGTTTCTGCCACAGACGGGAATATCAGCGTTCGCAAAAATGATGATGAAATCCTTATCACAAGATCGGGAGTATGCAAGGGCGAGCTTTCGGCTGAAGACATCCTGGTCGTAAGCACCTCGGGAGACGTTTTAACAGGCAGAGGCAAGCCTTCGGTTGAACTCCCTATGCACCTTGGCATTTACTCGGTGCGAAAGGATGTCCGGGCAATAGTACACGCCCATCCGCCGGTTCTTACAGCCCTTACGATGACGGGTGTTAATTTTAATTCCGCCTGGTTACCCGAAGTCTGGCTTTCCGTGGGACCGGTTCCGACGGTGCCGTACGCCCCACCTTCCAGTAAAGAACTGGCAGATCAAGTTACCCGGTTGATTACAAATTGCAATGCTCTTCTGCTTGAAAGACACGGCTCCATAACCGTGGGTAGAAACCTCAGCGAGGCATACTATCGTACAGAAAAACTGGAGCACGCTGCGCTCGTTGGCGTTTTCACCGCCATCGTCTCCGGAAAATTACCGGGACCGCTGGATCAAGAGAAGCTCAGGGAATTAGAACGGTTGTTCTCCGTCAGATCTTCTTGA